One genomic segment of Thermodesulfobacterium sp. TA1 includes these proteins:
- the ppsA gene encoding phosphoenolpyruvate synthase, which yields MVAEKALILWFDQISKDDVPLVGGKNASLGEMYSNLTEKGIKVPYGFAVTAEAYRYFIRENHLDDKIKEILKGLDTHDVLDLQKRGKKIRNLLLKAKMPEKLELAIREAYAELEKKYGKHVDVAVRSSATAEDLPDASFAGQQETFLNIRGVDNVVKYVQKCFASLFTDRAISYREDKGFDHFSVYISVAIQKMVRSDAACSGVMFTLDTESGFRDVVYITGTWGLGEALVQGKVTPDEYYVFKPTLKQGFRPILSKKLGSKHLKMIYGDDPKHPIKTVKTTKDERLSFVLTNDEILQLAEWAMLIEEHYGRPMDIEWAKDGDGKTVGTGEIYIVQARPETVHAIKEFKFYEVYKLKGEGKVICTGKAVGSKIGQGKARVILSLNDIANFKTGEILVTEMTDPDWEPIMKKASAIITDRGGRTCHAAIVSRELGIPCIVGTEKATQLIKTGDKITVDCSQGEVGRVLEGLVEYEVERIDLENLPETKTKIMMNVGIPEQAFSQCQLPNDGVGLARIEFIISSHIGIHPLALINYEKLKEEAKKDKEIEKVVHIIEERAYNYKEKAEFYVDKLAQGIAMIAAAFYPKDVIVRLSDFKTNEYANLVGGYLYEPVEHNPMLGWRGASRYYDPRFEPAFALECKAIKKARDEMGLTNIKVMVPFCRTVEEGKKVVQVMEKYGLKQGERGLEVYVMCEIPSNVILAEEFSQVFDGFSIGSNDLTQLTLGLDRDSELVSHIYDERNPAVKALIKQVIKTAHKFGRKVGICGQAPSDFPDFAEFLVECGIDSMSLSPDTIVKTRLLVSEKEKELKKKK from the coding sequence ATGGTTGCTGAAAAAGCTTTGATTTTATGGTTTGACCAGATTTCTAAAGATGATGTGCCTTTGGTAGGAGGTAAAAACGCTTCTTTGGGAGAAATGTATTCTAATCTTACTGAAAAAGGCATCAAGGTACCTTATGGTTTTGCGGTTACTGCTGAGGCCTATCGATATTTTATAAGAGAAAACCATTTAGACGATAAAATCAAAGAAATTTTAAAAGGGCTTGATACGCATGATGTATTAGACCTACAGAAGAGAGGAAAAAAGATAAGAAACCTTCTTCTTAAGGCCAAAATGCCTGAAAAACTTGAATTAGCTATAAGAGAGGCTTATGCTGAGCTTGAAAAAAAATATGGAAAACACGTAGACGTAGCGGTAAGGTCCTCTGCTACAGCCGAAGACCTTCCAGATGCCTCTTTTGCCGGGCAACAAGAGACTTTCCTTAATATAAGAGGGGTAGACAACGTAGTAAAATATGTGCAAAAATGTTTTGCTTCCCTTTTTACCGATAGAGCTATTTCCTACCGAGAGGACAAAGGATTTGACCACTTTTCTGTTTATATCTCAGTAGCCATCCAAAAGATGGTAAGAAGTGATGCTGCCTGCTCAGGGGTTATGTTTACTTTAGATACAGAAAGTGGTTTTAGAGATGTGGTTTATATTACTGGAACTTGGGGGTTAGGTGAGGCCTTAGTTCAGGGTAAGGTTACTCCTGATGAATACTATGTGTTTAAGCCCACTTTAAAACAGGGTTTTCGCCCTATATTGTCTAAAAAATTAGGGTCTAAACACCTTAAGATGATTTACGGAGATGATCCTAAACATCCTATAAAGACTGTAAAAACTACCAAAGACGAAAGATTAAGTTTTGTGCTTACCAATGATGAGATTTTGCAACTTGCTGAATGGGCGATGCTTATCGAAGAACATTATGGAAGGCCGATGGATATAGAATGGGCTAAAGACGGAGATGGAAAGACTGTAGGAACTGGTGAGATTTATATCGTTCAAGCAAGGCCTGAAACTGTACACGCTATAAAAGAGTTTAAATTTTATGAGGTTTATAAACTAAAGGGAGAAGGTAAAGTCATTTGCACCGGTAAGGCGGTAGGTAGTAAGATAGGTCAGGGGAAAGCGAGGGTTATTTTAAGTTTAAATGATATTGCTAATTTTAAGACAGGTGAAATTTTAGTAACTGAGATGACAGATCCTGACTGGGAACCTATCATGAAAAAGGCCTCAGCTATCATCACTGACAGAGGTGGAAGAACTTGCCATGCAGCCATCGTTTCAAGAGAGCTTGGCATTCCTTGTATTGTAGGGACAGAGAAAGCTACCCAACTTATTAAGACCGGGGATAAGATTACCGTAGATTGTTCTCAGGGGGAGGTAGGTAGGGTATTAGAAGGATTGGTAGAGTATGAAGTTGAAAGAATAGACCTTGAGAACCTTCCTGAAACCAAGACTAAAATTATGATGAACGTAGGTATTCCCGAACAGGCCTTTTCTCAATGCCAGTTGCCAAACGATGGTGTAGGCCTTGCTCGTATAGAGTTTATCATCAGTTCTCATATAGGTATACATCCCTTGGCTTTGATTAATTATGAAAAACTTAAAGAAGAAGCCAAAAAAGATAAAGAAATAGAAAAAGTAGTCCATATAATAGAGGAGAGAGCTTATAACTACAAAGAAAAGGCAGAATTTTATGTTGATAAGCTGGCACAAGGTATAGCTATGATAGCCGCTGCTTTTTATCCTAAGGATGTTATCGTAAGACTTTCAGATTTTAAAACCAATGAATATGCCAATTTAGTAGGGGGTTATCTTTATGAACCGGTAGAACATAACCCTATGTTAGGTTGGAGAGGAGCTTCCAGATACTATGATCCGAGGTTTGAGCCTGCTTTTGCTTTAGAATGTAAGGCTATTAAAAAAGCCAGAGATGAAATGGGGCTTACCAATATTAAGGTGATGGTGCCTTTTTGTAGAACAGTAGAAGAAGGAAAAAAAGTTGTTCAGGTGATGGAAAAATATGGGCTTAAACAGGGAGAAAGAGGCTTAGAGGTATATGTGATGTGCGAAATCCCAAGTAATGTTATCTTAGCCGAAGAGTTTTCTCAAGTGTTTGATGGTTTTTCTATCGGGTCAAACGATTTAACTCAGCTTACCTTAGGATTAGATAGAGACTCTGAATTAGTTTCTCATATCTATGACGAGAGAAATCCAGCTGTTAAAGCCTTGATAAAACAAGTCATTAAGACCGCCCATAAGTTTGGCAGAAAGGTGGGAATTTGCGGTCAAGCCCCCAGTGATTTCCCAGATTTTGCTGAATTTTTAGTAGAATGTGGGATAGATTCTATGAGTCTTTCACCAGACACCATAGTTAAGACCAGACTTTTAGTATCTGAAAAAGAAAAGGAGTTGAAAAAGAAAAAGTGA
- a CDS encoding AAA family ATPase encodes MRPLFLSIKGLGPYLSVQISEEVFKELNENRLFLISGEIGAGKTTLFDAIVYALYGSTTINKRDPKSLISTLTKNHSEVIPEVEFKFFLDGQVYRIKRRFPYEGKPKKVSLWIEESFFSDKEQEINHKIQELIGLNADQFKKVFLIPQGEYRNILLTNTNEREELFKTIFDTFMFVNLEEFLKQRLKDLKAQLQSLLDQEKQLKELVKVEKIEDLENKIRDKKNRLLSLESQANKLAKEKEFLTSQILEQQNLLSLIKKYQEILKTLKNLDALEEEIKQKEKRLEILKRIKEYLPFYENVNRLKQEILDKNIEIKDLLAKEKSLSQILVNLSKKLEFLLEQAPEIEKLKIKVANQKQLKERIVEKNFLEKEVKKLSYEVEKKEQEVRSIQEKIKKLKAHLEEIYEKRNLLLKIQSLLKDEERLRDLAQKFNHLKTILEKKPEIEEKIASISQEIHRLEREKRDLEIKNLALAVSQFLEKDKPCPVCGSTHHPAPIKDENFTERLKKIELALKNKNAELEKTKTYFDKLEGKLEHLKKELLPYKDKEEEILQKLTEIDTQKSRHLDLISLYQNHPSSIQELESLSQTLKETLNQNEEKEKELSGELESKKQKLLGLKGRLEGLLNDLKGQVDTLEALKAKIDHEEKIIAKFENQKKQVEQDLKNYSIEKTAVAQDLKNQKEFLQHLLKNYKDQILKILPLKRQNLIKQLYEFETLKTEIAKIQNLEAEINEFYQKKEKLKAEKEEIERELKILSQETLEELEKKIAQALEALNQKKKNVEDLFTKVNQEIGMEINEIEKFETILSSYQGLEKNLKKTEQECRVLGKLVDLISGKNLKGISFHSFVVSMFAKLIFQRANTYLWEFSFGRYKFLEEIFLQKRGSIEIFDYFTGDKREVKTLSGGESFIATLALALGTSDVITYLFKAKPFESLFIDEGFGSLDENTLNKVIEILLNLSEKSGRIIGIISHLKEMKESFPLVLEVLKDPVSGSKINLIRKLPS; translated from the coding sequence ATGCGTCCTCTTTTCCTTTCTATCAAAGGATTGGGTCCCTACCTAAGTGTTCAGATTAGTGAAGAGGTTTTTAAAGAATTAAACGAAAATCGTTTGTTCTTGATCTCAGGAGAGATAGGGGCAGGAAAAACCACGCTTTTTGATGCTATTGTTTATGCCCTTTATGGAAGCACTACGATAAACAAACGAGACCCTAAATCCCTTATCTCAACCCTTACCAAAAACCATTCTGAAGTTATTCCTGAGGTAGAGTTTAAATTTTTTTTAGACGGTCAGGTCTACAGAATTAAACGCAGGTTCCCTTATGAAGGTAAACCCAAAAAAGTAAGCCTCTGGATAGAAGAAAGTTTTTTTTCAGATAAAGAACAAGAAATTAACCATAAAATACAAGAATTAATCGGGCTTAACGCCGATCAGTTTAAAAAGGTTTTTTTGATACCCCAAGGAGAATACCGTAATATCCTTCTTACAAACACAAACGAAAGAGAAGAGCTTTTCAAAACGATTTTTGATACCTTTATGTTTGTCAACTTGGAGGAATTTTTAAAACAAAGACTAAAGGACCTTAAAGCCCAACTCCAATCTCTTTTAGACCAGGAAAAACAACTTAAAGAATTAGTAAAGGTTGAAAAAATAGAGGACCTTGAAAACAAAATAAGAGACAAAAAAAATCGTCTTTTAAGCTTAGAATCTCAAGCTAACAAGCTTGCCAAAGAAAAAGAATTTCTAACCTCCCAAATATTAGAGCAACAAAACCTTTTATCCCTTATAAAAAAATATCAAGAAATCCTTAAAACACTTAAAAACCTTGATGCCCTTGAAGAAGAAATAAAACAAAAAGAAAAAAGATTAGAAATTTTAAAAAGAATAAAAGAATACCTTCCCTTTTATGAAAACGTAAATAGATTAAAACAGGAAATTTTAGATAAAAACATAGAAATTAAAGACCTTTTAGCTAAAGAAAAAAGCTTGTCTCAAATTTTAGTAAACCTTTCTAAAAAGTTAGAGTTTCTCTTAGAACAAGCCCCTGAGATAGAAAAACTTAAGATAAAGGTTGCAAACCAAAAACAATTAAAAGAAAGAATCGTTGAAAAAAACTTTTTAGAAAAGGAGGTCAAAAAACTTTCTTACGAGGTAGAAAAAAAAGAACAAGAGGTCCGGTCAATCCAAGAAAAAATTAAAAAACTAAAAGCTCATTTAGAGGAAATATATGAAAAAAGAAACCTTTTACTTAAAATTCAAAGTCTTCTTAAAGATGAAGAACGATTAAGAGATTTAGCCCAAAAGTTTAACCATCTAAAAACAATTTTAGAGAAAAAACCAGAAATAGAAGAAAAAATCGCATCTATTTCTCAAGAAATACATCGGTTAGAGCGGGAGAAAAGAGACCTTGAGATTAAAAACTTAGCTTTAGCGGTATCCCAATTTCTGGAAAAGGATAAGCCTTGTCCTGTATGTGGTTCCACCCATCATCCTGCCCCTATCAAAGATGAAAATTTTACTGAAAGGTTAAAAAAAATTGAGTTGGCATTAAAAAATAAAAATGCTGAGTTAGAAAAGACTAAAACCTATTTTGATAAGCTTGAAGGAAAACTTGAACACCTTAAAAAAGAACTTCTCCCTTATAAAGATAAAGAAGAAGAAATACTCCAAAAATTAACCGAAATAGACACTCAAAAAAGTAGACATTTAGACCTTATTTCTTTGTATCAAAACCATCCTTCTTCTATCCAAGAGCTTGAATCTCTATCCCAAACCTTAAAAGAAACCCTTAACCAAAACGAAGAAAAGGAAAAAGAACTTTCTGGTGAGTTAGAAAGTAAAAAACAGAAACTGTTAGGTTTAAAAGGACGTCTTGAGGGTTTGTTAAATGATTTAAAAGGTCAAGTAGACACGTTAGAGGCTTTAAAGGCTAAGATCGATCATGAAGAAAAAATAATCGCTAAGTTTGAAAATCAAAAAAAACAAGTAGAACAAGACCTAAAAAACTATAGCATCGAGAAAACCGCCGTAGCACAAGACCTAAAAAACCAAAAAGAGTTCTTACAACATTTGCTAAAAAACTACAAGGACCAAATACTTAAAATTTTGCCTTTAAAAAGGCAAAACCTTATAAAACAACTTTATGAGTTCGAAACCCTTAAAACCGAAATAGCTAAAATCCAAAATTTAGAAGCAGAAATAAATGAGTTTTATCAAAAAAAAGAAAAACTTAAAGCAGAGAAAGAAGAAATAGAAAGAGAGCTAAAAATTCTAAGCCAAGAAACCTTAGAAGAATTAGAAAAAAAAATAGCTCAAGCTTTAGAGGCTTTAAACCAAAAAAAGAAAAACGTAGAGGACCTTTTTACCAAGGTCAATCAAGAAATAGGGATGGAGATTAACGAAATAGAAAAGTTTGAAACCATTCTAAGCTCCTATCAAGGCTTAGAAAAAAACCTAAAAAAAACCGAGCAAGAATGTAGGGTTTTAGGCAAACTGGTTGACCTTATCTCAGGGAAAAACCTTAAAGGAATTTCTTTTCATTCCTTTGTAGTTTCTATGTTCGCAAAGCTAATTTTTCAGAGGGCTAACACTTATTTATGGGAGTTTTCCTTTGGGCGTTATAAATTTTTAGAAGAGATCTTTCTACAAAAAAGAGGATCAATTGAGATTTTTGACTACTTTACCGGAGATAAAAGAGAGGTTAAAACCCTATCAGGAGGAGAATCTTTTATCGCTACCCTTGCCCTTGCCCTTGGGACTTCTGACGTCATCACCTATCTTTTTAAAGCCAAACCTTTTGAATCCCTTTTTATAGACGAGGGATTTGGGAGTTTAGACGAAAATACTTTAAATAAAGTGATAGAAATTTTACTAAATCTTTCTGAGAAAAGCGGAAGGATTATCGGGATCATTTCTCATCTTAAGGAGATGAAGGAATCTTTTCCTTTGGTATTAGAGGTATTAAAAGACCCTGTCTCCGGCAGTAAAATCAATCTAATAAGAAAACTTCCCTCATGA
- the pgk gene encoding phosphoglycerate kinase: MLKTLRDFDLKGKKVFIRVDFNVPLENGKILDDTRIVESLPTILHVLHSYGKVVLCSHLGRPKGKRVPEFSLRPVYEYLKEVLKDRIVKFLEDPLSLEVEKELENLKEGEVLLLENVRFYEGETKNDPEFAKALAKFADIYINDAFSVSHRAHASVVGVPLLVKEKGIGFQMEKELKYLSKIVGKPERPFYAVVGGSKVSTKIGVLKTLLNKLDKLIIGGAMANTFLAAKGFSVGDSFLEEEYIEVAKEILKEAKEKEVKIYLPVDVVIENNGQVLDKSLKEIVKEDKVFDIGKETVRLFCRSLDGAKTVVWNGPLGYFEKPPFDKGTVEIARKIASLTCTTIAGGGDTLSAIKHACVETGFSYVSTAGGAFLEYLEGKDLPGIIALTK; encoded by the coding sequence ATGCTTAAGACCTTGAGGGATTTTGACCTTAAAGGTAAAAAAGTTTTTATAAGAGTTGATTTTAACGTCCCCTTAGAAAATGGTAAGATTTTAGATGATACTCGTATTGTGGAAAGTCTTCCTACTATCCTGCATGTGCTTCATTCCTACGGAAAGGTAGTACTTTGTTCTCATTTAGGAAGGCCTAAAGGTAAAAGAGTGCCTGAGTTTTCCTTAAGACCGGTTTATGAGTATCTAAAAGAGGTTTTAAAAGATAGGATAGTAAAATTTTTAGAAGACCCTTTAAGCTTAGAAGTAGAAAAAGAATTAGAGAACCTTAAAGAAGGAGAGGTTTTGCTTTTAGAAAACGTTAGGTTTTATGAGGGAGAAACTAAAAACGACCCAGAGTTTGCTAAAGCCTTGGCTAAGTTTGCAGACATCTATATTAACGACGCTTTTTCTGTGTCTCATAGAGCTCATGCCTCGGTAGTTGGTGTTCCTCTTTTGGTTAAAGAAAAGGGGATAGGGTTTCAGATGGAAAAAGAGTTAAAGTATCTTTCTAAGATAGTGGGAAAGCCTGAAAGGCCTTTTTATGCGGTAGTTGGAGGAAGCAAGGTATCTACCAAGATAGGGGTTTTAAAGACTTTACTTAACAAACTTGATAAGCTTATCATCGGCGGGGCGATGGCTAATACCTTTCTTGCTGCTAAAGGGTTTTCTGTCGGGGATTCCTTTTTAGAAGAAGAGTATATAGAAGTAGCTAAAGAAATATTGAAAGAAGCCAAAGAAAAAGAGGTTAAGATTTATCTCCCAGTAGATGTAGTAATAGAAAACAACGGACAAGTTTTGGATAAAAGCTTAAAAGAAATCGTAAAAGAAGACAAGGTTTTTGATATAGGAAAAGAAACGGTAAGGCTTTTCTGTAGAAGTCTTGACGGTGCTAAGACGGTGGTTTGGAACGGACCTTTAGGCTATTTTGAAAAACCACCTTTCGATAAAGGAACCGTTGAGATAGCAAGAAAAATCGCCTCTCTTACCTGTACTACCATAGCAGGAGGAGGGGATACCCTTTCTGCCATAAAACATGCCTGTGTGGAAACTGGATTTTCTTATGTTTCTACGGCAGGTGGGGCTTTCTTAGAATACTTAGAAGGTAAAGACCTGCCTGGAATTATAGCCCTAACCAAATAA
- a CDS encoding septum formation initiator family protein: protein MKKKKPQIFIRPYSKKKKSKLKKFFFTLLLVLLGLTFSTFLTLNFLIKRELAEIENLKKENTYYEGEIKKLTSNDEPYEEILRTKYGYIKEGEKIIIYSINPTQEEKKP from the coding sequence ATGAAAAAGAAAAAACCGCAAATCTTTATCCGCCCTTACAGTAAAAAGAAAAAAAGTAAGTTAAAAAAGTTTTTTTTCACTTTGCTTTTGGTCCTTTTAGGCCTTACTTTTTCCACCTTCTTAACCCTAAACTTTTTGATTAAAAGAGAATTAGCAGAGATAGAAAACCTAAAAAAAGAGAATACTTACTACGAAGGAGAGATAAAAAAATTAACTTCTAACGATGAACCTTACGAAGAAATTTTAAGGACTAAATATGGGTACATAAAAGAAGGCGAAAAGATCATTATCTATTCTATCAACCCAACTCAAGAAGAAAAAAAACCTTAA
- the ribE gene encoding 6,7-dimethyl-8-ribityllumazine synthase, whose product MNYRVLEGFFEGEDVKVGIVVSRFNVFITQKLLEGALDVLKRHKVKEENIYIAWVPGAFEVPLVAKKLAKTQKFDAVLCLGAVIRGATPHFEYVAAEASKGVAQVMLETEVPVIFGILTTDTIEQAIERAGTKAGNKGAEVALSALEMISLLKKINQI is encoded by the coding sequence ATGAACTATAGAGTGTTAGAGGGTTTTTTTGAGGGAGAAGACGTTAAAGTAGGGATAGTGGTAAGCCGTTTTAATGTGTTCATCACTCAGAAACTACTTGAAGGGGCTTTAGATGTGTTAAAAAGGCATAAGGTAAAAGAAGAAAATATTTATATAGCCTGGGTGCCAGGGGCTTTTGAGGTCCCTCTTGTAGCCAAAAAATTAGCTAAGACACAAAAGTTTGATGCGGTCCTATGTTTAGGGGCTGTGATTAGAGGAGCTACCCCTCATTTTGAATACGTAGCTGCAGAGGCTTCAAAAGGGGTTGCTCAGGTGATGTTAGAGACTGAGGTGCCAGTAATCTTTGGTATTCTTACTACAGATACGATAGAACAAGCCATAGAAAGGGCTGGAACCAAAGCAGGTAATAAAGGGGCTGAGGTAGCTTTAAGTGCTCTTGAGATGATAAGCCTTTTAAAAAAGATAAACCAAATTTAA
- the smpB gene encoding SsrA-binding protein SmpB, producing MKVVCTNKKAYHLYNIEETYEAGIQLHGCEVKSLRLGRANLNDSFARIVNGEIFLYNMHISPYPHSREAQNLDPTRTRKLLLKKSEIKRLAGKVQERGYTLIPLKVYFNERGLAKVELALAKGKKIYDRREDIKRRDLEREISRKYKIK from the coding sequence ATGAAAGTAGTGTGTACAAACAAAAAAGCGTATCATCTATATAATATAGAAGAAACTTACGAGGCTGGTATTCAGCTTCATGGGTGTGAAGTAAAATCTCTAAGATTGGGAAGGGCAAACCTTAATGATAGTTTTGCTAGAATCGTCAACGGAGAAATCTTTCTTTATAACATGCATATAAGCCCTTATCCCCATAGTCGGGAAGCTCAAAACCTTGACCCTACACGCACAAGAAAACTTTTGCTTAAAAAATCAGAAATCAAAAGATTAGCAGGAAAGGTCCAAGAAAGGGGTTATACTCTTATCCCTCTCAAGGTCTATTTTAACGAAAGAGGACTGGCTAAGGTTGAGTTGGCTTTAGCTAAAGGTAAAAAAATTTATGACCGCCGAGAAGATATTAAAAGAAGAGACCTTGAAAGAGAAATATCTAGAAAATATAAAATAAAATAA